One Pasteurella dagmatis DNA segment encodes these proteins:
- the erpA gene encoding iron-sulfur cluster insertion protein ErpA, which translates to MTDISVPLTFTDAAANKVKALISEEENNNLKLRVYITGGGCSGFQYGFTFDEKVNDGDLTIEKAGVQLVIDPMSLQYLIGGTVDYTEGLEGSRFIVNNPNASTTCGCGSSFSI; encoded by the coding sequence ATGACAGACATTTCTGTACCGCTAACCTTCACTGACGCAGCTGCAAATAAGGTCAAAGCACTGATTTCAGAAGAAGAAAACAACAATTTAAAACTGCGTGTTTATATTACAGGTGGCGGTTGTAGTGGTTTCCAATACGGCTTTACCTTTGACGAAAAAGTCAATGATGGTGACTTAACTATCGAAAAAGCTGGTGTACAATTAGTAATTGATCCAATGAGCTTACAATATTTAATCGGCGGCACTGTTGATTATACAGAAGGTTTGGAAGGCTCGCGCTTTATCGTCAACAACCCTAATGCATCCACAACTTGTGGCTGTGGCTCATCATTTAGTATCTAA
- a CDS encoding YacL family protein: protein MDFQFTSYQGKIIAKCSMGHEAIANWLNSEVRSNSEKIRNLLQQIQNIKPQQELTFVGSDYSLFINQDEVMARANNLVIEDDSLLEDDFHYYDEESIAFCGTDDFVHFLQAYLDFI, encoded by the coding sequence ATGGACTTCCAATTTACTTCATACCAAGGCAAGATTATTGCTAAATGTTCAATGGGGCACGAGGCTATCGCTAACTGGCTCAATAGTGAAGTGCGGTCAAATTCTGAAAAAATTAGAAACTTACTTCAACAAATTCAAAACATCAAACCACAACAAGAATTAACCTTTGTTGGTTCAGACTACAGTCTATTTATAAATCAAGATGAAGTAATGGCAAGAGCCAATAATTTGGTGATTGAGGATGATTCGTTGCTCGAAGATGATTTCCATTATTATGATGAAGAAAGTATTGCATTTTGCGGCACAGATGACTTTGTTCACTTTCTTCAAGCTTATCTCGACTTCATTTAA
- the wecA gene encoding UDP-N-acetylglucosamine--undecaprenyl-phosphate N-acetylglucosaminephosphotransferase: protein MLLSLFVTFFGALLTLLIMRPIAIKIGLVDKPNYRKRHQGAIPLIGGISLFIGNLCFYLLEWEQMRLPSLYIFSIFVLLVIGILDDRFDISPFLRAGIQAVLAVLMIDLGNLYLDHLGQIIGPFQLTLGSIGLIITVLATIAAINAFNMIDGIDGLLGGLSMVAFISIGILLVMDNQLDLAYWSFALIIAILPYFMMNLGIPFGEKFKVFMGDAGSTLIGFTIIWILLLSTQGKGHPMNPVTALWIIAIPLIDMIAIMYRRLRKGKSPFRPDRLHVHHLMMRAGLTSRQAFLLITFIAAICATIGILGEVFYINEWIMFSAFILLFFMYSYSITRAWRITRWVRRMKRRAKRSIK, encoded by the coding sequence ATGTTATTGAGTTTATTTGTTACTTTCTTTGGGGCACTTTTAACTTTATTAATCATGAGACCAATTGCCATTAAAATTGGTTTAGTGGATAAGCCAAACTACCGTAAACGCCATCAAGGAGCTATTCCTTTGATTGGTGGCATTTCTTTATTTATAGGTAATCTTTGCTTCTATCTATTAGAGTGGGAGCAAATGCGTTTGCCTTCCCTTTATATCTTCAGCATTTTTGTTTTATTGGTTATTGGGATTTTAGATGACCGTTTTGACATTAGCCCCTTTTTAAGAGCGGGCATTCAAGCCGTATTAGCCGTGTTAATGATTGATTTAGGAAATTTGTATTTGGATCATTTAGGGCAAATTATAGGTCCTTTCCAATTAACCTTAGGCTCTATTGGCTTAATTATTACTGTACTTGCTACTATTGCGGCAATTAATGCATTCAATATGATTGATGGGATTGATGGATTGCTTGGCGGGCTATCAATGGTTGCTTTTATTTCGATTGGCATCTTATTAGTAATGGATAACCAACTTGATTTAGCATATTGGAGCTTTGCATTAATTATTGCTATTCTTCCTTATTTTATGATGAATTTAGGGATCCCTTTTGGGGAAAAATTTAAAGTTTTTATGGGGGATGCAGGAAGCACATTGATCGGTTTCACGATTATTTGGATTTTGCTGTTAAGCACTCAAGGTAAAGGGCATCCTATGAATCCAGTCACCGCACTTTGGATTATTGCAATTCCACTTATTGATATGATAGCGATTATGTATCGTCGCTTAAGAAAAGGGAAAAGCCCATTTAGACCTGACCGCTTGCACGTTCACCACTTGATGATGCGTGCAGGCTTGACTTCACGCCAAGCTTTCTTATTAATTACCTTTATTGCAGCAATTTGTGCAACTATTGGAATTTTAGGAGAAGTTTTCTATATTAATGAATGGATTATGTTTAGTGCTTTTATTCTTTTATTTTTTATGTATTCTTATTCGATCACGCGTGCTTGGCGAATTACTCGTTGGGTGCGCCGAATGAAGCGTAGAGCTAAACGCTCAATTAAATAA
- the mrcB gene encoding penicillin-binding protein 1B → MSKTKEKQPSRKLLPLLIFLAKIAFTATVLIAFYGIYLDGQIRSKMNGQIWRLPAEVYSRIEYVRIEDKLSFEQVKQLLLENEYRQTTIVAAPGDFKIENDTIVLLRRAFPFPVQPEAQRVFRLRFQNNQLHIIEDLINQRSVPEFRLAPKLIAMLQSDKEERLAIALHNYPRLLIDALLLTEDRRFYEHEGISLLGIARATLTNIQAGHTVQGGSTLTQQLVKNLFLSNERKLSRKINEALMAVILDYRYEKNRILETYLNEIYLGQNGDTQIHGFELASHFYFGRSTREISLDQIALLVGMVKGPSLYNPWRNPQNAIERRNVVLRLLLDHKVIGDELYQILIQRPLGVQDRGKITRKYPAFIQTLQAELRHQLGENKAGNLLGARIFSTLDPKQQTYAENAVVNSTTSLQSKYKNPHLQAAMVIADYRLGEVRAIVGGLQTQYAGFNRALTARRQIGSLVKPAIYLTALAHPEQFRLNTAIKNQPITINIKGSAPWQPRNYDRKYSGSVMLMDALARSLNIPTVNIGMQLGLTKVIETQQAMGWDKVKIPKVPATLLGSYSISPYEVTHLYQVIANQGKKIPLVTIDSITDQQGNLLYQRRLEPEQIVPAEAAYQTIYAMQQVVERGTARSLQNQFSHLHLAGKTGTTNDARDTWFVGIDGQYVSTVWLGRDDNGDTKLTGASGALQIYRDYLERSSPTVLKQTSLPKIKWVGINSYGGWDCSSGRTIPVWAEKDQSFCKPIEQTPYQESIWDVLKPSTPTPLNSPAPVEDAVAN, encoded by the coding sequence ATGTCCAAAACGAAAGAAAAGCAACCCAGTCGAAAACTCCTCCCGTTGCTGATTTTCCTTGCCAAAATTGCCTTTACAGCTACAGTTCTGATCGCTTTTTATGGCATTTATTTAGATGGGCAGATTCGTTCCAAAATGAATGGGCAAATTTGGCGTTTGCCTGCTGAAGTTTATAGTCGCATTGAATATGTACGTATTGAAGACAAATTAAGTTTTGAACAAGTAAAACAGCTACTGTTGGAAAATGAATACCGCCAAACAACAATTGTTGCAGCCCCAGGCGATTTTAAAATCGAAAATGACACGATAGTTCTCCTTCGTCGTGCTTTTCCATTTCCTGTTCAACCGGAGGCACAACGTGTTTTCCGCTTGCGTTTCCAAAATAATCAGCTACATATTATTGAGGATCTAATCAACCAACGTAGCGTTCCTGAATTTCGTTTAGCTCCAAAATTGATTGCGATGTTGCAATCTGATAAAGAAGAACGCCTAGCTATTGCATTACATAATTATCCTCGTTTGCTGATTGATGCTCTTTTATTAACAGAAGATCGCCGTTTTTACGAACACGAAGGGATTAGCTTACTCGGCATTGCACGTGCAACACTGACTAATATTCAAGCAGGGCATACCGTTCAAGGTGGTAGCACCTTGACCCAACAATTAGTGAAAAACTTATTTTTGAGTAATGAACGAAAACTCAGCCGTAAAATCAACGAAGCTTTAATGGCGGTGATTTTGGATTATCGCTATGAGAAGAATCGCATTCTAGAAACGTATCTTAATGAAATTTATCTCGGACAAAACGGAGATACTCAAATTCACGGTTTTGAATTAGCCAGTCATTTCTATTTCGGACGTTCGACACGTGAAATTAGCCTTGACCAAATTGCACTGCTTGTAGGAATGGTGAAAGGCCCTTCGCTCTATAACCCTTGGCGCAATCCACAAAATGCTATTGAACGCCGTAATGTAGTATTACGTTTATTGTTAGATCATAAAGTGATCGGTGATGAGCTCTATCAAATTCTGATACAGCGTCCACTTGGTGTGCAAGATCGAGGAAAAATTACACGTAAATACCCTGCATTTATCCAAACTCTACAAGCGGAACTACGCCATCAATTAGGGGAAAATAAAGCGGGGAATTTACTCGGTGCGCGTATTTTTTCGACCCTCGATCCAAAACAGCAAACCTATGCTGAAAATGCCGTTGTAAATAGTACAACTAGTCTACAAAGCAAATATAAAAATCCACATTTACAAGCGGCAATGGTGATCGCTGATTATCGTTTAGGTGAGGTTCGTGCCATTGTTGGAGGGCTACAAACTCAATATGCAGGATTTAACCGTGCATTGACAGCGAGACGCCAAATTGGCTCTTTAGTCAAACCTGCAATTTATTTGACCGCACTTGCACACCCCGAGCAATTCCGACTTAATACTGCGATTAAAAATCAGCCGATTACGATCAATATTAAAGGGAGTGCGCCTTGGCAACCCCGTAACTATGATCGTAAATATAGTGGTTCAGTGATGTTAATGGATGCACTCGCACGCTCTTTAAATATTCCAACCGTAAATATTGGTATGCAATTAGGCTTAACAAAAGTAATTGAAACCCAGCAAGCAATGGGTTGGGATAAAGTAAAGATTCCCAAAGTGCCTGCAACATTATTAGGTTCTTACTCAATTTCACCTTATGAAGTAACACATTTATATCAAGTCATTGCAAACCAAGGAAAAAAAATTCCACTTGTAACGATTGATAGTATTACAGATCAACAAGGCAATTTACTCTATCAACGCCGCTTAGAACCAGAACAAATAGTACCCGCAGAGGCTGCTTATCAAACGATTTATGCAATGCAACAAGTGGTTGAACGAGGTACCGCTCGTAGCTTGCAAAACCAATTTTCGCATTTACATCTTGCTGGTAAAACAGGCACAACTAATGATGCACGAGATACTTGGTTTGTAGGCATAGATGGGCAATATGTCAGTACCGTTTGGTTAGGTCGTGATGATAATGGCGACACTAAATTGACCGGTGCATCAGGTGCATTACAAATTTATCGTGATTATTTAGAACGCTCATCACCTACAGTATTAAAACAAACTTCTTTACCAAAAATTAAATGGGTAGGCATTAATAGCTATGGTGGTTGGGATTGTTCAAGTGGACGAACGATTCCAGTTTGGGCAGAAAAAGATCAATCTTTCTGTAAGCCTATCGAACAAACACCATATCAAGAAAGTATTTGGGATGTGTTAAAACCAAGCACACCAACACCGCTAAACAGCCCTGCACCTGTGGAAGATGCTGTTGCTAATTAA
- the map gene encoding type I methionyl aminopeptidase, with the protein MAIPLRTEADIVKLREACKLASDVLVMIEPYVKAGISTGELDRICHDYMVNVQNTVSACLGYHGFPKATCISLNEVVCHGIPSDTKILKNGDIVNIDVTVIKDGYFGDNSKMYIVGETNVRSKKLCEAAQEALYQGLRVVKPGVRLNEIGRAVQKYTEAQGFSVVREYCGHGIGTEFHCDPQVLHYYADDGGVILQPGMVFTIEPMINAGKKEVRLMGDGWTVKTKDRSHSAQYEHQIVVTETGCEVMTIRDEEIAEGRIQRIMVNV; encoded by the coding sequence ATGGCAATCCCTTTGAGAACAGAAGCGGATATTGTGAAATTACGTGAGGCGTGCAAGCTGGCTTCTGACGTTTTAGTTATGATCGAACCTTATGTTAAAGCAGGAATTAGTACAGGCGAGTTAGATCGTATTTGTCACGATTATATGGTGAATGTGCAAAATACTGTTTCTGCTTGTCTTGGTTATCATGGTTTCCCGAAAGCAACTTGTATTTCATTAAATGAAGTGGTGTGTCATGGTATTCCGAGTGATACAAAAATTCTAAAGAATGGTGATATCGTTAATATTGATGTGACGGTGATTAAAGATGGCTATTTTGGTGATAATTCAAAAATGTACATTGTAGGTGAAACCAATGTTCGCAGTAAAAAGCTTTGTGAAGCAGCACAAGAAGCCCTTTATCAAGGTTTACGTGTGGTAAAACCAGGTGTTCGTTTGAATGAAATTGGTCGTGCAGTGCAAAAATACACCGAAGCTCAAGGTTTCAGCGTAGTACGTGAATATTGCGGCCATGGTATTGGCACTGAATTTCATTGTGATCCACAAGTTTTGCATTATTATGCAGATGATGGTGGGGTGATTTTACAACCAGGAATGGTGTTCACCATTGAGCCAATGATTAATGCAGGTAAAAAAGAAGTACGTTTAATGGGGGATGGTTGGACAGTGAAAACCAAAGACCGTAGCCATTCAGCCCAATATGAACATCAAATTGTTGTGACTGAAACAGGGTGTGAGGTTATGACAATTCGAGATGAAGAAATTGCTGAAGGTCGTATTCAGCGAATTATGGTGAACGTATAA
- the glnD gene encoding bifunctional uridylyltransferase/uridylyl-removing protein GlnD yields the protein MLFPYSRLISANKKYKPTDIKRVVKIQKENLKQFELQHFNQYDVYELIANRTLFCDHLLLDFWQLFELNRLPELTLVAVGGYGRKEMFPLSDLDFLILTPQILSEQSAVKISEFVQCLWDCGFDVGHAVRTLAECENEAKADITIATNLLEARYLCGNQSQFEQLMALVQQSDFWPCEAFFNAKTQERIARYQRYNNTSYNLEPDIKHNPGGLRDLHLVYWIALRHTGAKNLTDILQSGFIYSEEYHLLQESQQFLFKVRFALHLILKRYDNRLLFERQILVAELLGFVEQGNEGVERMMKTFFQALQTISLLSDLIVKHYREHFLQSDQPINNQILDSYFELQNTAICLREPKIFVQKPDQILDLFFHLTQNPQVEIHSSTLRQLHIALGQLEGYLSEIPLAREKFIRLFNQPNAINRAFVPMHQYGVLSAYLPQWKQIEGLMQFDLFHCYTVDEHILRTMQKLEFFLSPESVEIHPVCSHIFPQITDRTLLYIAALFHDIAKGRGGDHAELGAVDVAVFAREHGFDQREIQTLSWLVEHHLLMSITAQRRDIHDPEVVLNFAEIIQNQVRLNYLTCLTVADICATNETLWNSWKRSLIASLYQFTNKQFEQGMDRLLDHQGKIAEHRQKAFDLLMSQEIELTTVQIEKVWQRCPDEYFLRNSPKQIAWHTQLLAENETDLLVKISNRFSDGGTEVFVYCKDQPNLFNKVVTTIGAKKFSIHDAQIITSHDGYVFDTFMVTELDGNLVKFDRRRSLEKFLTQALQSTKLPKLTPLINRKLQHFSVKTEVRFLKENRTDQTEMELCALDQTGLLAKVSQVFSELKLNLLNAKITTVGEKAEDFFILTNSNDHALSLEQREHLEKRLKEVLAD from the coding sequence ATGCTTTTCCCGTATTCCCGATTAATATCAGCAAACAAAAAATATAAGCCAACTGATATTAAAAGAGTGGTCAAAATTCAAAAAGAAAATTTAAAGCAATTTGAATTACAACATTTTAATCAATATGATGTGTATGAATTGATTGCTAATCGTACCTTATTTTGTGATCACTTGTTATTAGATTTTTGGCAGCTATTTGAATTAAATAGATTGCCAGAGTTAACGCTAGTAGCAGTTGGGGGATATGGACGAAAAGAAATGTTCCCGTTGTCAGATCTAGACTTTCTGATTTTGACGCCACAAATCTTAAGTGAACAAAGTGCGGTTAAAATTTCAGAATTTGTGCAATGTTTATGGGATTGTGGGTTTGATGTGGGGCACGCAGTACGTACTTTGGCAGAATGTGAAAACGAAGCCAAAGCAGATATTACGATTGCCACTAATTTATTAGAAGCACGTTATTTATGTGGTAATCAAAGCCAGTTTGAGCAGCTGATGGCATTAGTTCAACAGTCTGATTTTTGGCCATGTGAAGCCTTTTTTAATGCAAAAACACAAGAGCGCATAGCTCGTTATCAACGTTACAACAATACTAGCTATAACTTAGAACCAGATATTAAACATAACCCTGGCGGTTTGCGTGACTTGCATTTAGTGTATTGGATCGCACTACGTCATACCGGAGCAAAAAATTTAACAGATATTTTGCAATCAGGTTTTATTTACTCTGAAGAATATCATTTATTACAAGAGAGTCAGCAGTTTCTGTTTAAAGTGCGGTTTGCTTTACACTTAATTTTAAAACGTTACGATAATCGTTTGTTATTCGAGCGCCAAATTCTTGTTGCAGAATTATTAGGTTTTGTTGAGCAAGGCAATGAAGGTGTAGAAAGAATGATGAAAACTTTCTTTCAAGCCTTGCAAACTATTTCATTATTAAGTGATTTGATTGTAAAACATTATCGTGAGCATTTTTTGCAGTCTGACCAACCTATCAATAATCAAATTTTAGATAGCTATTTTGAATTGCAAAATACTGCCATTTGTTTACGTGAACCAAAAATTTTTGTACAAAAGCCCGATCAGATTTTAGATTTGTTTTTTCATTTAACCCAAAATCCTCAAGTGGAAATTCATTCTTCCACTTTGCGACAGTTACATATTGCACTAGGGCAGTTAGAAGGGTATTTGAGTGAAATTCCTTTAGCACGAGAAAAGTTCATACGTTTATTCAATCAGCCAAATGCAATTAATCGTGCTTTTGTGCCAATGCACCAATATGGTGTGTTGAGTGCGTATTTGCCTCAATGGAAACAGATTGAAGGCTTAATGCAATTTGATTTATTCCACTGTTACACTGTTGATGAGCATATTTTGCGCACAATGCAAAAGTTAGAGTTTTTCCTTTCACCTGAAAGTGTCGAAATTCACCCTGTATGTAGTCATATTTTCCCACAAATAACAGACCGTACTTTATTGTATATTGCAGCACTATTTCATGATATTGCAAAAGGGCGAGGCGGTGATCATGCCGAATTAGGCGCTGTTGATGTAGCCGTGTTCGCGCGAGAACACGGCTTTGACCAACGTGAAATACAAACCTTATCTTGGCTGGTGGAACATCATTTATTAATGTCGATTACTGCACAACGCCGAGATATTCATGATCCTGAAGTGGTACTTAATTTTGCTGAAATTATACAAAATCAGGTGCGATTAAATTATTTAACCTGCTTAACTGTAGCGGATATTTGTGCAACTAATGAAACCTTATGGAATAGCTGGAAACGTTCATTGATTGCTAGCTTATATCAATTCACTAATAAACAATTCGAACAGGGAATGGATCGCTTGTTGGATCATCAAGGCAAAATTGCAGAGCATCGTCAAAAAGCCTTCGATTTATTGATGTCGCAAGAAATTGAGTTAACTACGGTGCAAATTGAAAAAGTTTGGCAACGTTGCCCTGATGAGTATTTTTTACGTAATAGTCCAAAGCAAATTGCGTGGCATACGCAACTTTTAGCTGAAAATGAAACCGATTTATTGGTAAAAATCAGTAACCGTTTTTCTGATGGAGGCACAGAAGTCTTTGTGTATTGTAAAGATCAACCGAATCTCTTCAATAAAGTAGTGACCACTATTGGGGCTAAAAAATTCAGCATTCACGATGCTCAAATTATTACTAGTCACGATGGTTATGTTTTTGATACGTTTATGGTGACAGAATTAGATGGTAATTTAGTCAAATTTGATCGTCGTCGTAGTTTAGAAAAATTTTTAACTCAAGCATTGCAGTCAACAAAATTGCCAAAATTAACCCCATTGATTAATCGAAAATTACAGCATTTTAGTGTTAAAACCGAAGTGCGTTTTTTAAAAGAAAACAGAACTGATCAGACAGAAATGGAATTGTGTGCATTAGATCAAACGGGATTATTAGCGAAAGTTAGTCAAGTTTTTAGTGAGTTAAAATTGAATTTGCTAAACGCCAAAATTACTACTGTAGGGGAGAAAGCAGAAGACTTTTTTATTTTAACGAATAGTAATGATCATGCATTGAGTTTAGAACAAAGGGAACATCTAGAGAAACGTTTAAAAGAAGTGTTAGCTGATTAA
- the hemL gene encoding glutamate-1-semialdehyde 2,1-aminomutase produces the protein MTTSISLFQRAQQSIPGGVNSPVRAFKGVGGTPLFIKKAQGAYIFDTEGKQYIDYVGSWGPMILGHNHPAILSAVIKTAKDGLSFGAPTPLEIDLAELVCTLIPSIEMVRMVSSGTEATMSAIRLARGYTNRDKIIKFEGCYHGHADSLLVKAGSGALTLGQPNSPGVPADFAKHTLTCTYNDLDSVRQAFEQYPNEIACIIVEPVAGNMNCVLPQKGFLQGLRELCDQYGAIFIIDEVMTGFRVALGGAQSYYHVKPDLTCLGKVIGGGMPVGAFGGKKEIMQHIAPLGPVYQAGTLSGNPIAMAAGLACLDELKKPDNEHRLAKLTEKLALGLKALADKHQVPFVVNYVGGMFGIFFTEQQAITSYQDVMKCNTATFNTFFHAMLEQGIYFAPSAFEAGFMSLAHTEQDIEITLQAADHAFSQLATYTK, from the coding sequence ATGACAACGTCAATCTCTCTTTTCCAACGTGCTCAACAAAGCATTCCTGGCGGCGTAAATTCACCCGTTCGAGCGTTTAAAGGTGTCGGTGGTACTCCTCTTTTCATCAAAAAAGCACAAGGTGCATATATTTTTGATACTGAGGGTAAACAATATATTGACTATGTAGGCTCTTGGGGACCGATGATTTTAGGTCATAACCACCCTGCAATATTAAGTGCGGTAATAAAAACAGCAAAAGATGGTTTGAGCTTTGGTGCACCTACTCCACTTGAAATTGATCTTGCTGAATTAGTTTGCACTTTAATTCCTTCTATTGAGATGGTACGAATGGTGAGTTCTGGTACAGAAGCAACAATGTCAGCTATTCGCTTAGCTCGAGGTTATACGAATAGAGACAAAATCATTAAATTTGAAGGTTGTTATCACGGTCACGCTGATTCACTTTTAGTAAAAGCAGGCTCAGGCGCATTAACTTTAGGTCAACCAAATTCTCCTGGTGTACCTGCAGATTTTGCCAAACACACATTAACTTGCACTTATAATGATCTTGACTCTGTAAGACAAGCCTTTGAACAATATCCGAATGAAATTGCTTGTATTATTGTTGAACCTGTAGCTGGGAATATGAATTGTGTGCTACCACAAAAAGGTTTCTTACAGGGTTTACGTGAACTTTGTGATCAATACGGAGCTATCTTTATTATTGATGAAGTCATGACCGGATTTCGTGTCGCATTAGGCGGAGCACAATCTTATTATCATGTGAAACCAGATTTAACTTGTTTAGGTAAAGTTATCGGAGGTGGTATGCCAGTAGGGGCTTTTGGTGGTAAAAAAGAAATTATGCAACATATTGCACCACTCGGTCCTGTCTATCAGGCTGGTACTTTATCCGGTAATCCAATTGCAATGGCTGCAGGGCTTGCTTGTTTAGATGAATTGAAAAAACCAGACAATGAACATCGCTTAGCCAAATTAACCGAAAAATTGGCGTTGGGTTTAAAAGCCTTAGCAGATAAACATCAAGTGCCATTCGTTGTGAACTATGTAGGTGGAATGTTTGGTATTTTCTTTACTGAACAGCAAGCGATAACATCTTATCAAGATGTTATGAAGTGTAATACTGCAACATTTAATACATTCTTTCACGCAATGTTAGAACAAGGTATTTACTTTGCTCCATCTGCATTTGAAGCTGGCTTTATGTCTTTAGCACATACTGAGCAAGATATTGAGATCACGTTACAAGCAGCTGATCACGCATTTTCACAATTAGCAACGTATACTAAATAA
- a CDS encoding DMT family transporter, with protein sequence MDKHSLALIKVHGTAILFGASGIFGFLIESSSEALVLGRVLIAFASLALFFLIKKQVLTKLSLKEMLLQLFLGGLLALHWVSFYQGIKVGGVAVGTLGFASFPAFVALFEMLILKERLKSKEYFLLVSISIGLILITPEFEFGNQSTQGLLWGIFSAISYGLLAVLNRINSTKLSGAQASWWQYLMVAIVLLPFSAHQLPQVSLQDWFWIACIGLLCTTFAYTLFVSSLDTINARTAAMIISLEPVYAILIAWLWLDQTPSLKMLLGGAIIIVSVAVVNLKK encoded by the coding sequence ATGGATAAACATTCTCTCGCATTAATTAAAGTTCACGGTACCGCAATACTTTTCGGTGCCTCTGGTATTTTCGGTTTTTTAATCGAAAGCAGCTCAGAAGCATTAGTCTTAGGGCGTGTACTCATTGCTTTTGCTTCATTAGCTTTATTTTTTCTTATCAAAAAGCAAGTTCTCACCAAATTATCTCTTAAAGAAATGCTTTTACAGCTATTTTTAGGCGGATTACTCGCATTACATTGGGTGAGTTTTTATCAAGGCATTAAAGTTGGCGGTGTTGCTGTTGGTACATTAGGTTTTGCTAGCTTCCCAGCCTTTGTTGCACTATTTGAGATGTTGATCTTAAAAGAACGGTTAAAATCGAAAGAATATTTTCTTTTAGTCTCCATTTCTATTGGCCTAATTCTCATCACACCAGAGTTTGAGTTTGGCAATCAATCTACTCAAGGGTTATTGTGGGGGATTTTCTCTGCAATTAGCTATGGTTTACTAGCTGTTTTAAATCGGATTAACTCAACTAAACTCTCTGGTGCACAAGCAAGTTGGTGGCAATATTTAATGGTAGCTATCGTGTTATTGCCTTTCTCCGCACACCAATTACCACAAGTGTCACTACAAGACTGGTTTTGGATAGCATGCATTGGTTTGCTTTGCACAACCTTTGCTTATACGCTTTTTGTATCGAGTTTAGATACTATTAATGCACGCACTGCAGCAATGATCATTTCTCTTGAACCAGTTTATGCCATTTTGATTGCTTGGTTATGGTTAGATCAAACACCTAGTTTAAAAATGTTGCTTGGCGGAGCCATCATCATTGTTTCTGTTGCTGTGGTAAACTTAAAAAAATAA
- a CDS encoding NAD(P)H-dependent oxidoreductase: MYNISKEQVLEVFHFRSAVRHYDPTKKISEEDFAYILELGRLSPSSVGFEPWKFLVVQNPELREKLKAVSWGMKTQLDDASHLVFILAKKNARYDSQDFQQTLLQRGLTEEQLVKALKIYEKFQKDDIKVLQNDRTLFDWASKQTYIALANMMTGAALIGIDSCPIEGFDYEAVNQILAETNAFDSNEYAVSVAVTFGYRAKEVRKKARKSLEEITCWVK; this comes from the coding sequence ATGTATAACATTAGCAAAGAGCAAGTGCTTGAGGTATTTCATTTTAGAAGTGCTGTTCGTCATTACGACCCAACAAAGAAAATTAGCGAAGAGGATTTTGCTTATATTTTAGAATTAGGGCGTTTATCACCAAGTTCCGTAGGTTTTGAGCCTTGGAAGTTTTTAGTTGTACAAAATCCGGAACTACGTGAAAAATTAAAAGCAGTCAGTTGGGGAATGAAAACACAATTAGATGACGCAAGCCATTTAGTGTTTATTCTAGCAAAGAAAAATGCACGTTATGATTCACAAGATTTTCAACAGACTTTATTGCAACGTGGTTTAACTGAAGAACAATTAGTTAAAGCCTTGAAAATTTATGAGAAGTTTCAAAAAGATGATATAAAAGTACTGCAAAATGACCGCACTTTATTCGATTGGGCAAGTAAACAAACTTACATTGCATTAGCAAATATGATGACAGGAGCCGCATTAATTGGGATTGATTCTTGTCCAATTGAAGGCTTCGATTACGAAGCAGTAAATCAAATTTTAGCGGAAACAAATGCATTTGATAGTAACGAATATGCGGTTTCTGTGGCAGTGACTTTTGGCTATCGTGCTAAAGAGGTCAGAAAGAAAGCACGTAAATCTTTAGAAGAAATTACTTGCTGGGTTAAGTAA